From a single Nicotiana tomentosiformis chromosome 2, ASM39032v3, whole genome shotgun sequence genomic region:
- the LOC104112177 gene encoding probable LRR receptor-like serine/threonine-protein kinase At4g36180 gives MAAFLLLFLVFLSTLCSAQRNPQTLSEIQALTSFKLSIHDPLGALTDWDSSSPSAPCDWRGVFCVNNRVSELRLPHLQLSGPLTPLIANLRMLRKLSLRSNSFNGTIPASLSKCTFLHSVFLQSNAFSGKLPPEMFNLTDLQILNVAGNQLSGEIPGELPRSLRYFDLSSNLFSGDIPRNLSDVSQLLLINLSYNRFSGEIPASIGRLQQLQYLWLAYNNLQGTLPSAIANCSSLVHLSAEGNAITGVIPAAIAALPKLQVINLSHNILSGSLPASLFCNVSIYAPSLRIVQLGFNEFTNIVKHEESNCFSSLQILDLQHNQLKGEFPLILMNNSGLTSLDLSWNLFFGEVPSAIGDLWRLEELRMGNNSFGGALPFEITKCSSLKVLDLEGNLMTGKIPMFLGELRSLKVLSLGGNQFSGSIPSSFGNLTNLENLNVGGNGLNGSLPEVLLDLTNLSILNLSGNNFSGSMPVGIGNLQQLSVLNLSRNGFSGNIPTSIGTLYKLAVVDLSGQNLSGEIPFDLAGLPNLQVIALQENKLSGNIPVGFSSLLGMQYLNLSSNSFSGHIPSTFGFLTSLVVLSLSNNHLNGSIPPDLGNCSALENLNLHSNSLSGQIPADLGRLSHLSVLDLGRNNLTGEVPIDISNYSSLTSLVLDSNHLSGNIPESLSRLSNLTVLDLSANNFTGEIPANLTTLSSLMSFNVSHNHLVGQIPVMLGSHFNNSSNYAGNQGLCGEPLDRRCETSGNGGNRLIMFIAVAASGALLLLSCCCFYTYNLLRWRRKLKEKAAGEKKHSPARASSRTSGGRGSGENGGPKLVMFNNKITLAETIEATREFDEEHVLSRTRYGVVYKACYNDGMVLSICRLPDASLDENMFRKEAESLGRVKHRNLTVLRGYYAGPPDLRLLVYDYMPNGNLATLLQEASHQDGHVLNWPMRHLIALGIARGLAFLHSSSMVHGDVKPQNVLFDADFEAHLSDFGLGKLVVSTPAEPSTSTSVGTLGYISPEAALTGETTRESDAYSFGIVLLELLTGKRPLMFTQDEDIVKWVKRQLQRGQISELLEPGLLELDPESSEWEEFLLGIKVGLLCTAPNPLDRPSMADIVFMLEGCRVGPDIASSADPTCQASPA, from the coding sequence ATGGCTGCTTTTTTACTTCtctttcttgtttttctctcCACATTATGCTCCGCTCAACGAAACCCACAAACCCTTTCAGAAATTCAAGCCCTCACTTCTTTCAAACTCAGCATTCACGACCCACTCGGTGCGCTCACTGACTGGGATTCTTCTTCCCCTTCTGCTCCCTGTGATTGGCGCGGCGTTTTTTGCGTGAATAACCGAGTCAGTGAACTCCGCCTCCCTCATTTGCAACTCAGTGGCCCCCTCACTCCCCTAATCGCTAATCTGCGCATGCTGCGTAAGTTAAGCCTCCGTTCCAACTCCTTCAACGGAACTATCCCGGCTTCCTTATCCAAATGTACATTTTTGCATTCTGTTTTTCTACAGAGCAATGCGTTTTCCGGTAAACTCCCGCCGGAAATGTTCAACCTCACCGATTTACAAATCCTTAATGTAGCCGGAAATCAGCTCTCCGGCGAAATCCCCGGTGAGCTTCCTCGGAGCTTACGGTACTTTGATCTTTCGTCGAATTTGTTCTCAGGAGACATTCCTAGGAATTTGTCTGACGTGTCACAGTTACTTTTGATCAATCTGTCATACAATCGATTTTCCGGCGAAATTCCGGCGAGTATCGGCCGGCTTCAGCAGCTTCAGTATCTTTGGCTTGCGTACAACAACTTGCAAGGAACTTTGCCTTCTGCAATTGCGAACTGTTCATCGTTGGTTCACTTGAGTGCTGAGGGAAATGCTATTACAGGTGTTATTCCGGCGGCTATTGCTGCTTTACCGAAGCTTCAGGTGATAAATTTATCACATAATATTCTTTCTGGGTCCTTGCCAGCTTCATTGTTCTGTAATGTTTCAATTTATGCTCCTTCCCTTAGGATTGTTCAGTTGGGTTTTAATGAGTTTACTAATATCGTTAAGCACGAGGAGTCTAATTGTTTTAGTTCGTTGCAAATTTTGGATCTTCAACATAATCAATTGAAAGGTGAATTTCCTTTGATTTTGATGAACAATTCGGGGTTAACGTCCCTGGATTTGTCGTGGAATTTGTTCTTTGGTGAAGTCCCGAGCGCTATTGGGGATTTGTGGAGATTGGAGGAACTGAGAATGGGGAATAATTCATTTGGAGGTGCACTCCCGTTTGAGATTACTAAATGCAGTAGCTTGAAGGTTCTTGATCTTGAAGGGAATCTAATGACGGGGAAAATTCCTATGTTTTTAGGTGAACTTAGAAGCTTGAAGGTTTTATCACTGGGAGGGAATCAGTTTTCGGGTTCCATTCCTTCTAGTTTTGGAAATTTGACTAATCTTGAAAATCTCAACGTAGGAGGAAATGGTCTAAATGGAAGTTTGCCTGAGGTGCTACTGGATTTGACCAATTTAAGCATATTGAATCTCAGTGGAAACAACTTTTCTGGAAGTATGCCAGTTGGTATTGGGAATCTTCAGCAGCTATCAGTTTTGAATCTGAGTAGAAATGGCTTTTCCGGCAACATTCCTACTAGCATTGGGACTTTGTATAAGTTAGCGGTTGTTGATTTGAGTGGACAGAATTTATCAGGGGAAATACCGTTTGATCTTGCTGGTTTGCCTAATCTACAGGTTATAGCTTTGCAAGAAAACAAGTTGTCTGGTAATATTCCTGTAGGTTTCAGTAGCTTATTGGGTATGCAATATTTGAATCTTTCTTCAAATTCCTTTTCTGGCCATATACCATCTACATTTGGGTTCTTGACCTCATTAGTTGTGCTTTCTTTGTCTAACAACCACTTAAATGGTTCAATTCCTCCTGACTTGGGCAACTGCTCCGCCCTGGAGAACTTAAATCTGCACTCAAATTCATTGAGTGGCCAAATACCTGCTGATCTCGGACGTCTCTCCCACTTGAGCGTGCTGGATTTGGGTAGAAACAACTTGACAGGCGAAGTCCCAATAGATATTTCCAATTATTCATCCCTGACGTCGCTCGTGCTAGACTCGAACCATCTTTCGGGGAACATACCAGAGTCACTGTCCAGGCTATCAAACTTAACTGTCCTTGACCTCTCTGCTAACAACTTCACTGGAGAAATCCCAGCTAATCTTACCACGCTCTCGAGTTTGATGAGTTTCAACGTGTCACACAATCACTTGGTAGGCCAAATTCCAGTGATGTTGGGCTCCCATTTTAACAACTCATCGAATTATGCTGGCAACCAAGGTTTGTGTGGGGAGCCATTGGATAGAAGATGTGAGACATCTGGTAATGGTGGGAATAGATTGATTATGTTTATTGCAGTGGCTGCCAGTGGAGCTCTTCTCCTTTTATCATGCTGCTGCTTCTAtacttacaacctcttgaggtGGCGCAGGAAGCTCAAAGAGAAGGCAGCTGGagaaaagaagcatagtcctGCAAGGGCTAGTTCAAGGACCAGTGGTGGTCGTGGCAGTGGCGAGAATGGTGGACCCAAACTTGTTATGTTCAATAACAAAATTACACTCGCTGAAACAATTGAAGCAACTAGAGAATTTGACGAGGAACATGTGCTGAGCAGAACACGTTATGGAGTGGTCTACAAAGCTTGTTACAACGATGGAATGGTGCTCTCAATTTGTCGACTCCCAGATGCATCACTTGATGAGAACATGTTCAGAAAAGAGGCTGAGTCACTTGGTAGGGTGAAGCACAGGAACCTAACAGTTCTCCGTGGGTACTATGCTGGCCCACCGGACCTCAGACTACTTGTCTATGATTACATGCCTAACGGGAACCTTGCAACATTGCTCCAAGAAGCGTCCCACCAAGATGGTCATGTCCTCAACTGGCCAATGCGCCACCTCATTGCACTTGGCATTGCTCGGGGCCTGGCTTTCCTTCACTCATCCTCAATGGTTCACGGAGATGTGAAGCCGCAGAATGTCCTATTCGACGCAGACTTTGAAGCCCATCTTTCAGACTTTGGCCTAGGCAAGCTTGTAGTATCCACACCAGCTGAACCGTCCACATCAACTTCAGTTGGTACGCTAGGCTACATATCCCCAGAAGCAGCATTAACAGGAGAAACCACAAGAGAATCAGATGCTTATAGCTTTGGCATTGTGTTGCTGGAATTACTAACAGGAAAAAGGCCATTAATGTTCACACAAGATGAGGACATAGTGAAATGGGTGAAAAGGCAATTGCAGAGAGGGCAAATTTCAGAACTACTTGAGCCAGGATTGCTTGAGCTGGACCCTGAATCATCAGAATGGGAAGAATTCTTGTTAGGAATTAAAGTAGGCTTGCTTTGCACTGCACCCAACCCCCTTGATCGACCTAGCATGGCCGACATTGTGTTCATGCTTGAAGGTTGCCGTGTTGGCCCTGATATCGCGTCTTCAGCCGATCCCACTTGCCAAGCTTCACCCGCCTGA